From the genome of Globicephala melas chromosome 11, mGloMel1.2, whole genome shotgun sequence, one region includes:
- the ARPC4 gene encoding actin-related protein 2/3 complex subunit 4: MTATLRPYLSAVRATLQAALCLENFSSQVVERHNKPEVEVRSSKELLLQPVTISRNEKEKVLIEGSINSVRVSIAVKQADEIEKILCHKFMRFMMMRAENFFILRRKPVEGYDISFLITNFHTEQMYKHKLVDFVIHFMEEIDKEISEMKLSVNARARIVAEEFLKNF; this comes from the exons ATG ACTGCCACTCTCCGTCCCTACCTGAGTGCCGTGCGGGCCACACTGCAGGCTGCCCTCTGCCTGGAGAATTTCTCCTCCCAGGTGGTAGAACGACACAACAAGCCCGAAGTGGAAGTCAG GAGTAGCAAAGAGCTCCTGCTACAGCCTGTGACCATCAGCAGGAATGAGAAGGAAAAGGTTCTGATTGAAGGCTCCATCAACTCTGTCCGGGTCAGCATTGCTGTGAAACAG GCTGATGAGATCGAGAAGATTTTATGTCACAAGTTCATGCGCTTCATGATGATGAGAGCAGAGAACTTCTTTATCCTCCGAAGGAAACCAGTGGAG GGGTATGACATCAGTTTTCTGATCACCAACTTCCACACAGAGCAGATGTATAAACACAAGTTGGTGGACTTTGTGATCCACTTCATGGAAGAAATCGACAAGGAGATCAGTGAGATGAAGCTGTCGGTCAATGCCCGTGCGCGCATTGTGGCCGAGGAGTTCCTCAAGAAT TTCTAA
- the TADA3 gene encoding transcriptional adapter 3 isoform X1, producing the protein MSELKDCPLQFHDFKSVDHLKVCPRYTAVLARSEDDGIGIEELDTLQLELETLLSSASRRLRVLEAETQILTDWQDKKGDRRFLKLGRDHELGAPPKHGKPKKQKLEGKAGHGPGPGPGRPKSKNLQPKIQEYEFTDDPIDVPRIPKNDAPNRFWASVEPYCADITSEEVRTLEELLKPPEDEAEHYKIPPLGKHYSQRWAQEDLLEEQKDGARAAAVADKKKGLMGPLTELDTKDVDALLKKSEAQHEQPEDGCPFGALTQRLLQALVEENIISPMEDSPIPDMSGKESGADGASTSPRNQNKPFRLALELSTAFACSVPHTKSLESRIKEELIAQGLLESEDRPAEDSEDEVLAELRKRQAELKALSAHNRTKKHDLLRLAKEEVSRQELRQRVRMADNEVMDAFRKIMAARQKKRTPTKKEKDQAWKTLKERESILKLLDG; encoded by the exons ATGAGTGAGCTGAAGGACTGCCCCTTGCAGTTCCACGACTTCAAGTCTGTGGACCACCTGAAGGTCTGTCCCCGCTACACAGCAGTGTTGGCCCGCTCTGAGGATGATGGCATCGGTATCGAGGAGCTGGACACTCTGCAGCTGGAGCTTGAGACCCTGCTTTCTTCTGCCAGCCGACGCTTGCGGGTGCTTGAGGCCGAAACCCAG ATCCTCACCGACTGGCAAGATAAGAAAGGTGACCGACGATTCCTGAAGCTGGGTCGAGACCATGAGCTTGGTGCTCCCCCCAAACATGGGAAGCCCAAGAAGCAGAAACTGGAAGGGAAGGCGGGACATGGGCCGGGCCCTGGCCCTGGGCGACCCAAATCCAAAAACCTTCAGCCCAAGATCCAGGAATATGAATTCACTGATGACCCAATTGACGTGCCACGTATCCCCAAGAATGACGCCCCCAACAG ATTCTGGGCTTCGGTGGAGCCCTACTGTGCCGACATCACCAGTGAGGAGGTGCGCACGCTAGAGGAGCTACTGAAACCCCCAGAAGATGAGGCTGAACATTACAAG ATCCCGCCCCTGGGGAAGCACTACTCCCAGCGCTGGGCACAGGAGGACCTGCTGGAGGAGCAGAAGGACGGGGCCCGGGCAGCAGCCGTGGCTGACAAGAAGAAAGGCCTCATGGGGCCACTGACTGAACTGGACACGAAAG ATGTGGATGCCCTGCTGAAGAAGTCTGAGGCCCAGCACGAGCAGCCGGAAGACGGGTGCCCCTTTGGTGCCCTGACGCAGCGACTCCTGCAGGCCTTGGTGGAG GAAAATATTATTTCCCCCATGGAGGACTCTCCTATTCCGGACATGTCTGGAAAAGAATCAGGGGCTGATGGGGCAAGCACCTCTCCCCGCAATCAGAACAAACCCTTCAG GCTGGCCCTTGAGCTGAGCACTGCCTTTGCCTGCAGTGTGCCGCATACCAAGTCCCTGGAGAGCCGCATCAAGGAGGAGCTGATCGCCCAGGGCCTGCTGGAATCTGAGGACCGCCCTGCAGAGGACTCGGAGGACGAAGTTCTGGCGGAGCTGCGCAAACGGCAGGCCGAGCTGAAAGCACTCAGTGCCCACAACCGCACCAAGAAGCACGACCTGCTGAG GCTGGCAAAGGAGGAGGTGAGTCGGCAGGAGCTGAGGCAGCGGGTCCGCATGGCAGACAATGAGGTCATGGACGCATTCCGCAAGATCATGGCTGCCCGGCAGAAGAAGCGGACGCCCACCAAGAAGGAGAAGGACCAGGCCTGGAAGACTCTGAAGGAGCGTGAGAGCATCCTAAAGCTGCTGGACGGGTAG
- the TADA3 gene encoding transcriptional adapter 3 isoform X2: MSELKDCPLQFHDFKSVDHLKVCPRYTAVLARSEDDGIGIEELDTLQLELETLLSSASRRLRVLEAETQILTDWQDKKGDRRFLKLGRDHELGAPPKHGKPKKQKLEGKAGHGPGPGPGRPKSKNLQPKIQEYEFTDDPIDVPRIPKNDAPNRFWASVEPYCADITSEEVRTLEELLKPPEDEAEHYKIPPLGKHYSQRWAQEDLLEEQKDGARAAAVADKKKGLMGPLTELDTKDVDALLKKSEAQHEQPEDGCPFGALTQRLLQALVEENIISPMEDSPIPDMSGKESGADGASTSPRNQNKPFSVPHTKSLESRIKEELIAQGLLESEDRPAEDSEDEVLAELRKRQAELKALSAHNRTKKHDLLRLAKEEVSRQELRQRVRMADNEVMDAFRKIMAARQKKRTPTKKEKDQAWKTLKERESILKLLDG, from the exons ATGAGTGAGCTGAAGGACTGCCCCTTGCAGTTCCACGACTTCAAGTCTGTGGACCACCTGAAGGTCTGTCCCCGCTACACAGCAGTGTTGGCCCGCTCTGAGGATGATGGCATCGGTATCGAGGAGCTGGACACTCTGCAGCTGGAGCTTGAGACCCTGCTTTCTTCTGCCAGCCGACGCTTGCGGGTGCTTGAGGCCGAAACCCAG ATCCTCACCGACTGGCAAGATAAGAAAGGTGACCGACGATTCCTGAAGCTGGGTCGAGACCATGAGCTTGGTGCTCCCCCCAAACATGGGAAGCCCAAGAAGCAGAAACTGGAAGGGAAGGCGGGACATGGGCCGGGCCCTGGCCCTGGGCGACCCAAATCCAAAAACCTTCAGCCCAAGATCCAGGAATATGAATTCACTGATGACCCAATTGACGTGCCACGTATCCCCAAGAATGACGCCCCCAACAG ATTCTGGGCTTCGGTGGAGCCCTACTGTGCCGACATCACCAGTGAGGAGGTGCGCACGCTAGAGGAGCTACTGAAACCCCCAGAAGATGAGGCTGAACATTACAAG ATCCCGCCCCTGGGGAAGCACTACTCCCAGCGCTGGGCACAGGAGGACCTGCTGGAGGAGCAGAAGGACGGGGCCCGGGCAGCAGCCGTGGCTGACAAGAAGAAAGGCCTCATGGGGCCACTGACTGAACTGGACACGAAAG ATGTGGATGCCCTGCTGAAGAAGTCTGAGGCCCAGCACGAGCAGCCGGAAGACGGGTGCCCCTTTGGTGCCCTGACGCAGCGACTCCTGCAGGCCTTGGTGGAG GAAAATATTATTTCCCCCATGGAGGACTCTCCTATTCCGGACATGTCTGGAAAAGAATCAGGGGCTGATGGGGCAAGCACCTCTCCCCGCAATCAGAACAAACCCTTCAG TGTGCCGCATACCAAGTCCCTGGAGAGCCGCATCAAGGAGGAGCTGATCGCCCAGGGCCTGCTGGAATCTGAGGACCGCCCTGCAGAGGACTCGGAGGACGAAGTTCTGGCGGAGCTGCGCAAACGGCAGGCCGAGCTGAAAGCACTCAGTGCCCACAACCGCACCAAGAAGCACGACCTGCTGAG GCTGGCAAAGGAGGAGGTGAGTCGGCAGGAGCTGAGGCAGCGGGTCCGCATGGCAGACAATGAGGTCATGGACGCATTCCGCAAGATCATGGCTGCCCGGCAGAAGAAGCGGACGCCCACCAAGAAGGAGAAGGACCAGGCCTGGAAGACTCTGAAGGAGCGTGAGAGCATCCTAAAGCTGCTGGACGGGTAG